One Trichomycterus rosablanca isolate fTriRos1 chromosome 23, fTriRos1.hap1, whole genome shotgun sequence genomic window carries:
- the LOC134301112 gene encoding polyhomeotic-like protein 3 isoform X1, with protein sequence MDQEPQSKAEPSASVTAPTTSTAGSPITTTSTNSPTTTTTTSPVSPPQQANGTAKSSSALTAVTTFHSQPPPTDRKVVQVNLFGDRLAPAFSTAILSSQHTQKTVSVPSVPGSPALVRASPSSSPTSVNRKISPQALLVGKSPTSQTQMLLRAQMLILTSTVRPDAPVLSSSSSSSSPSSSSPRFPSSQLQNLTLRPPPPGTLTIPPNLPLKSASQCHPPALTRSRVPTLTPRPGPPVSSPGTEAAAKTEGTSVPSQPPPAPHKALPVRHLTVPAPSMYAPAHSHALAKQKLTSSSLKRPHSQISIPQHPFPSRQHHPNSPSVVPKKAFPELKRCLPNQPSQSGSTHVSAVPITVPTLSRTHLTPPTLSLPLTSSAPAGSLLATKQLLRIALSSASAQCANGQSKVSKMSPSHDLIQSRPQVSPAPAQSPQASNVCPQLVQLSPSRQTWTSPQRASPPSPVLPLVSTSSTSSSAPPQSPLASFTHTSDASKDTNVSKQKTKPGDDAEEVAQDLKISVSQTQNVEPEPNRTSQGAGTDAQLSEAANKSAVCKRTVTVTEEKLSEKTHPAEREDLCEDTSALSDNHSAISSLSSDLSPVQSSTVRPLDASPASCSSPTKCPAVSDRQPSQQSSFSDTGTAETAKPVILTHLVDGFIIQEGLEPFPVNKSSLMVGQNCGSGLNGTSGSDLYNATSDDSTDSDATVTNSHVGGEPRLVLQCHFCKRKGTAQTFARSKRFCSKSCAKRFSYTKRFRAMRRCVSEGGHRSEFNGAKDGIDEDAFQQVKHSTTQQWRILQRPPQEGESEAAVPMKTRLRRHTEQGVGEREAGTREAASETKSAPTSPLDVAAPTDLSSHSRPAQWTVDQVWSFISNLPGCQDIAESFRVQEIDGQALLLLTEDHLMSAMNVKLGPALKICARINSLKEGGR encoded by the exons ATGGACCAGGAGCCCCAGTCGAAAGCAGAGCCCAGTGCCAGCGTCACAGCACCGACCACCTCCACCGCTGGCAGCCCCATCACCACCACCTCCACGAATTCCCCTACCACCACCACGACCACCTCTCCCGTCAGCCCTCCTCAGCAGGCCAATGGCACGGCCAAGAGCAGCTCCGCACTCACGGCGGTCACCACCTTTCACAGTCAGCCTCCGCCCACGGACAGAAAAGTGGTCCAG GTCAATCTGTTTGGCGACAGGCTGGCTCCCGCCTTCTCAACTGCCATTTTGTCGTCTCAGCACACTCAAAAAACG GTTTCGGTACCCAGCGTGCCGGGGTCACCGGCGCTTGTCCGAGCCAGCCCGAGCTCGAGCCCTACCAGTGTCAATCGCAAGATCTCTCCCCAGGCGCTGCTTGTGGGGAAGAGTCCCACCAGCCAGACCCAGATGCTCCTGAGGGCTCAGATG TTGATTCTAACGTCCACAGTGCGACCTGATGCGCCTGTCCTgtcctcttcttcttcctcctcttccCCCTCCTCTTCTTCACCTCGATTCCCTTCCTCCCAG CTCCAGAACCTGACACTCCGCCCGCCACCCCCTGGCACTCTGACCATCCCACCGAATCTGCCCCTCAAATCTGCGTCTCAGTGCCACCCCCCGGCCCTGACCCGCTCCAGAGTGCCCACCTTAACTCCGAGACCCGGTCCGCCAGTCAGCTCCCCTGGAACGGAAGCAGCAGCGAAGACGGAGGGCACGTCGGTCCCCTCGCAGCCACCGCCGGCGCCACACAAAGCTCTGCCTGTACGCCATCTTACAGTGCCGGCTCCGT CGATGTACGCCCCAGCCCACTCTCATGCCCTTGCCAAGCAAAAGCTAACCAGCAGCAGTTTAAAAAGACCCCACAGTCAGATCAGCATCCCCCAGCACCCGTTCCCCTCAAGGCAGCACCATCCAAATTCTCCTTCAGTCGTACCaaagaaagcctttccagagctGAAGCGCTGCCTGCCCAACCAGCCCTCGCAGAGCGGCTCGACGCACGTCTCCGCTGTGCCCATCACTGTGCCCACTCTTAGCCGAACCCACCTTACCCCACCTACGCTGTCCCTACCCTTGACCTCCTCCGCCCCTGCCGGTTCCTTACTGGCCACCAAGCAGCTGTTAAGGATCGCGCTGTCCTCCGCCTCCGCCCAGTGCGCCAACGGCCAGTCGAAAGTATCAAAAATGTCCCCGTCTCACGATCTCATCCAGTCGAGGCCTCAAGTGTCTCCCGCACCTGCCCAGTCGCCACAGGCTTCCAACGTGTGCCCGCAGCTGGTGCAGCTCTCGCCCTCCAGACAGACCTGGACCTCCCCTCAAAGAGCGTCCCCTCCCTCTCCGGTTCTCCCACTCGTCTCCACCAGCAGCACCTCCTCCTCTGCGCCTCCGCAATCACCCCTCGCTTCCTTTACTCACACGAGCGACGCGTCCAAGGACACCAACGTTTCCAAGCAGAAGACAAAACCGGGAGACGACGCTGAGGAAGTGGCACAGGATCTCAAAATCTCAGTATCACAGACGCAAAATGTGGAACCGGAACCGAACCGGACGTCACAGGGTGCCGGAACCGATGCCCAGCTGTCGGAAGCTGCGAACAAGTCCGCA GTCTGTAAGAGAACGGTCACTGTTACAGAGGAAAAACTGTCTGAGAAGACCCACCCCGCTGAGCGAGAGGACCTCTGCGAGGACACGTCTGCTCTCTCAGACAATCATTCAG CCATTTCCAGTCTTTCCTCTGACCTGTCGCCAGTCCAGTCCTCTACCGTACGACCCCTGGACGCGTCCCCCGCCAGCTGCAGCTCCCCCACCAAATGCCCAGCCGTATCAGACAGACAGCCTTCTCAGCAGTCTTCTTTCAGCGACACGGGCACGGCGGAAACGGCCAAACCGGTCATCCTCACTCACCTGGTGGATGGATTTATCATTCAGGAAGGGCTGGAACCGTTTCCG GTGAACAAGTCGTCGCTTATGGTGGGTCAAAACTGTGGTTCGGGGCTGAATGGGACAAGTGGGTCGGATTTGTATAACGCCACTTCGGATGACTCGACTGACTCAGACGCCACCGTTACAAACA GTCATGTCGGAGGCGAACCCAGACTCGTGCTGCAGTGTCATTTCTGCAAGAGGAAAGGGACGGCTCAGACGTTCGCCCGCTCCAAACGCTTCTGCTCCAAGTCGTGCGCCAAGAG GTTCAGTTACACCAAGCGTTTCCGGGCCATGAGGCGCTGCGTGAGCGAAGGTGGGCACCGATCAGAATTCAACGGCGCGAAGGATGGGATAGACGAAGACGCCTTTCAACAG GTAAAGCACAGCACCACACAGCAGTGGAGGATCCTTCAGCGCCCTCCGCAGGAAGGCGAGAGCGAGGCGGCCGTGCCCATGAAGACCCGGTTGCGCAGGCACACCGAGCAGGGTGTTGGCGAGCGAGAAGCCGGGACCAGGGAAGCCGCGAGCGAGACCAAGAGTGCTCCGACTTCGCCGCTGGATGTGGCGGCGCCCACGGATCTGTCGTCACACTCCAGACCTGCTCAGTGGACTGTGGACCAAGTGTGGAGCTTTATATCTAACCTACCAG GGTGTCAAGACATTGCCGAATCGTTCCGGGTGCAGGAGATTGACGGACAGGCCTTGCTGCTGCTCACCGAAGACCACTTAATGAGTGCTATGAATGTCAAACTGGGACCGGCTCTCAAAATCTGTGCCCGGATAAACTCCCTGAAGGAAGGAGGGAGATAA
- the LOC134301112 gene encoding polyhomeotic-like protein 3 isoform X3, translating to MDQEPQSKAEPSASVTAPTTSTAGSPITTTSTNSPTTTTTTSPVSPPQQANGTAKSSSALTAVTTFHSQPPPTDRKVVQVNLFGDRLAPAFSTAILSSQHTQKTVSVPSVPGSPALVRASPSSSPTSVNRKISPQALLVGKSPTSQTQMLLRAQMLQNLTLRPPPPGTLTIPPNLPLKSASQCHPPALTRSRVPTLTPRPGPPVSSPGTEAAAKTEGTSVPSQPPPAPHKALPVRHLTVPAPSMYAPAHSHALAKQKLTSSSLKRPHSQISIPQHPFPSRQHHPNSPSVVPKKAFPELKRCLPNQPSQSGSTHVSAVPITVPTLSRTHLTPPTLSLPLTSSAPAGSLLATKQLLRIALSSASAQCANGQSKVSKMSPSHDLIQSRPQVSPAPAQSPQASNVCPQLVQLSPSRQTWTSPQRASPPSPVLPLVSTSSTSSSAPPQSPLASFTHTSDASKDTNVSKQKTKPGDDAEEVAQDLKISVSQTQNVEPEPNRTSQGAGTDAQLSEAANKSAVCKRTVTVTEEKLSEKTHPAEREDLCEDTSALSDNHSAISSLSSDLSPVQSSTVRPLDASPASCSSPTKCPAVSDRQPSQQSSFSDTGTAETAKPVILTHLVDGFIIQEGLEPFPVNKSSLMVGQNCGSGLNGTSGSDLYNATSDDSTDSDATVTNSHVGGEPRLVLQCHFCKRKGTAQTFARSKRFCSKSCAKRFSYTKRFRAMRRCVSEGGHRSEFNGAKDGIDEDAFQQVKHSTTQQWRILQRPPQEGESEAAVPMKTRLRRHTEQGVGEREAGTREAASETKSAPTSPLDVAAPTDLSSHSRPAQWTVDQVWSFISNLPGCQDIAESFRVQEIDGQALLLLTEDHLMSAMNVKLGPALKICARINSLKEGGR from the exons ATGGACCAGGAGCCCCAGTCGAAAGCAGAGCCCAGTGCCAGCGTCACAGCACCGACCACCTCCACCGCTGGCAGCCCCATCACCACCACCTCCACGAATTCCCCTACCACCACCACGACCACCTCTCCCGTCAGCCCTCCTCAGCAGGCCAATGGCACGGCCAAGAGCAGCTCCGCACTCACGGCGGTCACCACCTTTCACAGTCAGCCTCCGCCCACGGACAGAAAAGTGGTCCAG GTCAATCTGTTTGGCGACAGGCTGGCTCCCGCCTTCTCAACTGCCATTTTGTCGTCTCAGCACACTCAAAAAACG GTTTCGGTACCCAGCGTGCCGGGGTCACCGGCGCTTGTCCGAGCCAGCCCGAGCTCGAGCCCTACCAGTGTCAATCGCAAGATCTCTCCCCAGGCGCTGCTTGTGGGGAAGAGTCCCACCAGCCAGACCCAGATGCTCCTGAGGGCTCAGATG CTCCAGAACCTGACACTCCGCCCGCCACCCCCTGGCACTCTGACCATCCCACCGAATCTGCCCCTCAAATCTGCGTCTCAGTGCCACCCCCCGGCCCTGACCCGCTCCAGAGTGCCCACCTTAACTCCGAGACCCGGTCCGCCAGTCAGCTCCCCTGGAACGGAAGCAGCAGCGAAGACGGAGGGCACGTCGGTCCCCTCGCAGCCACCGCCGGCGCCACACAAAGCTCTGCCTGTACGCCATCTTACAGTGCCGGCTCCGT CGATGTACGCCCCAGCCCACTCTCATGCCCTTGCCAAGCAAAAGCTAACCAGCAGCAGTTTAAAAAGACCCCACAGTCAGATCAGCATCCCCCAGCACCCGTTCCCCTCAAGGCAGCACCATCCAAATTCTCCTTCAGTCGTACCaaagaaagcctttccagagctGAAGCGCTGCCTGCCCAACCAGCCCTCGCAGAGCGGCTCGACGCACGTCTCCGCTGTGCCCATCACTGTGCCCACTCTTAGCCGAACCCACCTTACCCCACCTACGCTGTCCCTACCCTTGACCTCCTCCGCCCCTGCCGGTTCCTTACTGGCCACCAAGCAGCTGTTAAGGATCGCGCTGTCCTCCGCCTCCGCCCAGTGCGCCAACGGCCAGTCGAAAGTATCAAAAATGTCCCCGTCTCACGATCTCATCCAGTCGAGGCCTCAAGTGTCTCCCGCACCTGCCCAGTCGCCACAGGCTTCCAACGTGTGCCCGCAGCTGGTGCAGCTCTCGCCCTCCAGACAGACCTGGACCTCCCCTCAAAGAGCGTCCCCTCCCTCTCCGGTTCTCCCACTCGTCTCCACCAGCAGCACCTCCTCCTCTGCGCCTCCGCAATCACCCCTCGCTTCCTTTACTCACACGAGCGACGCGTCCAAGGACACCAACGTTTCCAAGCAGAAGACAAAACCGGGAGACGACGCTGAGGAAGTGGCACAGGATCTCAAAATCTCAGTATCACAGACGCAAAATGTGGAACCGGAACCGAACCGGACGTCACAGGGTGCCGGAACCGATGCCCAGCTGTCGGAAGCTGCGAACAAGTCCGCA GTCTGTAAGAGAACGGTCACTGTTACAGAGGAAAAACTGTCTGAGAAGACCCACCCCGCTGAGCGAGAGGACCTCTGCGAGGACACGTCTGCTCTCTCAGACAATCATTCAG CCATTTCCAGTCTTTCCTCTGACCTGTCGCCAGTCCAGTCCTCTACCGTACGACCCCTGGACGCGTCCCCCGCCAGCTGCAGCTCCCCCACCAAATGCCCAGCCGTATCAGACAGACAGCCTTCTCAGCAGTCTTCTTTCAGCGACACGGGCACGGCGGAAACGGCCAAACCGGTCATCCTCACTCACCTGGTGGATGGATTTATCATTCAGGAAGGGCTGGAACCGTTTCCG GTGAACAAGTCGTCGCTTATGGTGGGTCAAAACTGTGGTTCGGGGCTGAATGGGACAAGTGGGTCGGATTTGTATAACGCCACTTCGGATGACTCGACTGACTCAGACGCCACCGTTACAAACA GTCATGTCGGAGGCGAACCCAGACTCGTGCTGCAGTGTCATTTCTGCAAGAGGAAAGGGACGGCTCAGACGTTCGCCCGCTCCAAACGCTTCTGCTCCAAGTCGTGCGCCAAGAG GTTCAGTTACACCAAGCGTTTCCGGGCCATGAGGCGCTGCGTGAGCGAAGGTGGGCACCGATCAGAATTCAACGGCGCGAAGGATGGGATAGACGAAGACGCCTTTCAACAG GTAAAGCACAGCACCACACAGCAGTGGAGGATCCTTCAGCGCCCTCCGCAGGAAGGCGAGAGCGAGGCGGCCGTGCCCATGAAGACCCGGTTGCGCAGGCACACCGAGCAGGGTGTTGGCGAGCGAGAAGCCGGGACCAGGGAAGCCGCGAGCGAGACCAAGAGTGCTCCGACTTCGCCGCTGGATGTGGCGGCGCCCACGGATCTGTCGTCACACTCCAGACCTGCTCAGTGGACTGTGGACCAAGTGTGGAGCTTTATATCTAACCTACCAG GGTGTCAAGACATTGCCGAATCGTTCCGGGTGCAGGAGATTGACGGACAGGCCTTGCTGCTGCTCACCGAAGACCACTTAATGAGTGCTATGAATGTCAAACTGGGACCGGCTCTCAAAATCTGTGCCCGGATAAACTCCCTGAAGGAAGGAGGGAGATAA
- the LOC134301112 gene encoding polyhomeotic-like protein 3 isoform X2: MDQEPQSKAEPSASVTAPTTSTAGSPITTTSTNSPTTTTTTSPVSPPQQANGTAKSSSALTAVTTFHSQPPPTDRKVVQVSVPSVPGSPALVRASPSSSPTSVNRKISPQALLVGKSPTSQTQMLLRAQMLILTSTVRPDAPVLSSSSSSSSPSSSSPRFPSSQLQNLTLRPPPPGTLTIPPNLPLKSASQCHPPALTRSRVPTLTPRPGPPVSSPGTEAAAKTEGTSVPSQPPPAPHKALPVRHLTVPAPSMYAPAHSHALAKQKLTSSSLKRPHSQISIPQHPFPSRQHHPNSPSVVPKKAFPELKRCLPNQPSQSGSTHVSAVPITVPTLSRTHLTPPTLSLPLTSSAPAGSLLATKQLLRIALSSASAQCANGQSKVSKMSPSHDLIQSRPQVSPAPAQSPQASNVCPQLVQLSPSRQTWTSPQRASPPSPVLPLVSTSSTSSSAPPQSPLASFTHTSDASKDTNVSKQKTKPGDDAEEVAQDLKISVSQTQNVEPEPNRTSQGAGTDAQLSEAANKSAVCKRTVTVTEEKLSEKTHPAEREDLCEDTSALSDNHSAISSLSSDLSPVQSSTVRPLDASPASCSSPTKCPAVSDRQPSQQSSFSDTGTAETAKPVILTHLVDGFIIQEGLEPFPVNKSSLMVGQNCGSGLNGTSGSDLYNATSDDSTDSDATVTNSHVGGEPRLVLQCHFCKRKGTAQTFARSKRFCSKSCAKRFSYTKRFRAMRRCVSEGGHRSEFNGAKDGIDEDAFQQVKHSTTQQWRILQRPPQEGESEAAVPMKTRLRRHTEQGVGEREAGTREAASETKSAPTSPLDVAAPTDLSSHSRPAQWTVDQVWSFISNLPGCQDIAESFRVQEIDGQALLLLTEDHLMSAMNVKLGPALKICARINSLKEGGR, translated from the exons ATGGACCAGGAGCCCCAGTCGAAAGCAGAGCCCAGTGCCAGCGTCACAGCACCGACCACCTCCACCGCTGGCAGCCCCATCACCACCACCTCCACGAATTCCCCTACCACCACCACGACCACCTCTCCCGTCAGCCCTCCTCAGCAGGCCAATGGCACGGCCAAGAGCAGCTCCGCACTCACGGCGGTCACCACCTTTCACAGTCAGCCTCCGCCCACGGACAGAAAAGTGGTCCAG GTTTCGGTACCCAGCGTGCCGGGGTCACCGGCGCTTGTCCGAGCCAGCCCGAGCTCGAGCCCTACCAGTGTCAATCGCAAGATCTCTCCCCAGGCGCTGCTTGTGGGGAAGAGTCCCACCAGCCAGACCCAGATGCTCCTGAGGGCTCAGATG TTGATTCTAACGTCCACAGTGCGACCTGATGCGCCTGTCCTgtcctcttcttcttcctcctcttccCCCTCCTCTTCTTCACCTCGATTCCCTTCCTCCCAG CTCCAGAACCTGACACTCCGCCCGCCACCCCCTGGCACTCTGACCATCCCACCGAATCTGCCCCTCAAATCTGCGTCTCAGTGCCACCCCCCGGCCCTGACCCGCTCCAGAGTGCCCACCTTAACTCCGAGACCCGGTCCGCCAGTCAGCTCCCCTGGAACGGAAGCAGCAGCGAAGACGGAGGGCACGTCGGTCCCCTCGCAGCCACCGCCGGCGCCACACAAAGCTCTGCCTGTACGCCATCTTACAGTGCCGGCTCCGT CGATGTACGCCCCAGCCCACTCTCATGCCCTTGCCAAGCAAAAGCTAACCAGCAGCAGTTTAAAAAGACCCCACAGTCAGATCAGCATCCCCCAGCACCCGTTCCCCTCAAGGCAGCACCATCCAAATTCTCCTTCAGTCGTACCaaagaaagcctttccagagctGAAGCGCTGCCTGCCCAACCAGCCCTCGCAGAGCGGCTCGACGCACGTCTCCGCTGTGCCCATCACTGTGCCCACTCTTAGCCGAACCCACCTTACCCCACCTACGCTGTCCCTACCCTTGACCTCCTCCGCCCCTGCCGGTTCCTTACTGGCCACCAAGCAGCTGTTAAGGATCGCGCTGTCCTCCGCCTCCGCCCAGTGCGCCAACGGCCAGTCGAAAGTATCAAAAATGTCCCCGTCTCACGATCTCATCCAGTCGAGGCCTCAAGTGTCTCCCGCACCTGCCCAGTCGCCACAGGCTTCCAACGTGTGCCCGCAGCTGGTGCAGCTCTCGCCCTCCAGACAGACCTGGACCTCCCCTCAAAGAGCGTCCCCTCCCTCTCCGGTTCTCCCACTCGTCTCCACCAGCAGCACCTCCTCCTCTGCGCCTCCGCAATCACCCCTCGCTTCCTTTACTCACACGAGCGACGCGTCCAAGGACACCAACGTTTCCAAGCAGAAGACAAAACCGGGAGACGACGCTGAGGAAGTGGCACAGGATCTCAAAATCTCAGTATCACAGACGCAAAATGTGGAACCGGAACCGAACCGGACGTCACAGGGTGCCGGAACCGATGCCCAGCTGTCGGAAGCTGCGAACAAGTCCGCA GTCTGTAAGAGAACGGTCACTGTTACAGAGGAAAAACTGTCTGAGAAGACCCACCCCGCTGAGCGAGAGGACCTCTGCGAGGACACGTCTGCTCTCTCAGACAATCATTCAG CCATTTCCAGTCTTTCCTCTGACCTGTCGCCAGTCCAGTCCTCTACCGTACGACCCCTGGACGCGTCCCCCGCCAGCTGCAGCTCCCCCACCAAATGCCCAGCCGTATCAGACAGACAGCCTTCTCAGCAGTCTTCTTTCAGCGACACGGGCACGGCGGAAACGGCCAAACCGGTCATCCTCACTCACCTGGTGGATGGATTTATCATTCAGGAAGGGCTGGAACCGTTTCCG GTGAACAAGTCGTCGCTTATGGTGGGTCAAAACTGTGGTTCGGGGCTGAATGGGACAAGTGGGTCGGATTTGTATAACGCCACTTCGGATGACTCGACTGACTCAGACGCCACCGTTACAAACA GTCATGTCGGAGGCGAACCCAGACTCGTGCTGCAGTGTCATTTCTGCAAGAGGAAAGGGACGGCTCAGACGTTCGCCCGCTCCAAACGCTTCTGCTCCAAGTCGTGCGCCAAGAG GTTCAGTTACACCAAGCGTTTCCGGGCCATGAGGCGCTGCGTGAGCGAAGGTGGGCACCGATCAGAATTCAACGGCGCGAAGGATGGGATAGACGAAGACGCCTTTCAACAG GTAAAGCACAGCACCACACAGCAGTGGAGGATCCTTCAGCGCCCTCCGCAGGAAGGCGAGAGCGAGGCGGCCGTGCCCATGAAGACCCGGTTGCGCAGGCACACCGAGCAGGGTGTTGGCGAGCGAGAAGCCGGGACCAGGGAAGCCGCGAGCGAGACCAAGAGTGCTCCGACTTCGCCGCTGGATGTGGCGGCGCCCACGGATCTGTCGTCACACTCCAGACCTGCTCAGTGGACTGTGGACCAAGTGTGGAGCTTTATATCTAACCTACCAG GGTGTCAAGACATTGCCGAATCGTTCCGGGTGCAGGAGATTGACGGACAGGCCTTGCTGCTGCTCACCGAAGACCACTTAATGAGTGCTATGAATGTCAAACTGGGACCGGCTCTCAAAATCTGTGCCCGGATAAACTCCCTGAAGGAAGGAGGGAGATAA
- the LOC134301112 gene encoding polyhomeotic-like protein 3 isoform X5, translated as MDQEPQSKAEPSASVTAPTTSTAGSPITTTSTNSPTTTTTTSPVSPPQQANGTAKSSSALTAVTTFHSQPPPTDRKVVQLQNLTLRPPPPGTLTIPPNLPLKSASQCHPPALTRSRVPTLTPRPGPPVSSPGTEAAAKTEGTSVPSQPPPAPHKALPVRHLTVPAPSMYAPAHSHALAKQKLTSSSLKRPHSQISIPQHPFPSRQHHPNSPSVVPKKAFPELKRCLPNQPSQSGSTHVSAVPITVPTLSRTHLTPPTLSLPLTSSAPAGSLLATKQLLRIALSSASAQCANGQSKVSKMSPSHDLIQSRPQVSPAPAQSPQASNVCPQLVQLSPSRQTWTSPQRASPPSPVLPLVSTSSTSSSAPPQSPLASFTHTSDASKDTNVSKQKTKPGDDAEEVAQDLKISVSQTQNVEPEPNRTSQGAGTDAQLSEAANKSAVCKRTVTVTEEKLSEKTHPAEREDLCEDTSALSDNHSAISSLSSDLSPVQSSTVRPLDASPASCSSPTKCPAVSDRQPSQQSSFSDTGTAETAKPVILTHLVDGFIIQEGLEPFPVNKSSLMVGQNCGSGLNGTSGSDLYNATSDDSTDSDATVTNSHVGGEPRLVLQCHFCKRKGTAQTFARSKRFCSKSCAKRFSYTKRFRAMRRCVSEGGHRSEFNGAKDGIDEDAFQQVKHSTTQQWRILQRPPQEGESEAAVPMKTRLRRHTEQGVGEREAGTREAASETKSAPTSPLDVAAPTDLSSHSRPAQWTVDQVWSFISNLPGCQDIAESFRVQEIDGQALLLLTEDHLMSAMNVKLGPALKICARINSLKEGGR; from the exons ATGGACCAGGAGCCCCAGTCGAAAGCAGAGCCCAGTGCCAGCGTCACAGCACCGACCACCTCCACCGCTGGCAGCCCCATCACCACCACCTCCACGAATTCCCCTACCACCACCACGACCACCTCTCCCGTCAGCCCTCCTCAGCAGGCCAATGGCACGGCCAAGAGCAGCTCCGCACTCACGGCGGTCACCACCTTTCACAGTCAGCCTCCGCCCACGGACAGAAAAGTGGTCCAG CTCCAGAACCTGACACTCCGCCCGCCACCCCCTGGCACTCTGACCATCCCACCGAATCTGCCCCTCAAATCTGCGTCTCAGTGCCACCCCCCGGCCCTGACCCGCTCCAGAGTGCCCACCTTAACTCCGAGACCCGGTCCGCCAGTCAGCTCCCCTGGAACGGAAGCAGCAGCGAAGACGGAGGGCACGTCGGTCCCCTCGCAGCCACCGCCGGCGCCACACAAAGCTCTGCCTGTACGCCATCTTACAGTGCCGGCTCCGT CGATGTACGCCCCAGCCCACTCTCATGCCCTTGCCAAGCAAAAGCTAACCAGCAGCAGTTTAAAAAGACCCCACAGTCAGATCAGCATCCCCCAGCACCCGTTCCCCTCAAGGCAGCACCATCCAAATTCTCCTTCAGTCGTACCaaagaaagcctttccagagctGAAGCGCTGCCTGCCCAACCAGCCCTCGCAGAGCGGCTCGACGCACGTCTCCGCTGTGCCCATCACTGTGCCCACTCTTAGCCGAACCCACCTTACCCCACCTACGCTGTCCCTACCCTTGACCTCCTCCGCCCCTGCCGGTTCCTTACTGGCCACCAAGCAGCTGTTAAGGATCGCGCTGTCCTCCGCCTCCGCCCAGTGCGCCAACGGCCAGTCGAAAGTATCAAAAATGTCCCCGTCTCACGATCTCATCCAGTCGAGGCCTCAAGTGTCTCCCGCACCTGCCCAGTCGCCACAGGCTTCCAACGTGTGCCCGCAGCTGGTGCAGCTCTCGCCCTCCAGACAGACCTGGACCTCCCCTCAAAGAGCGTCCCCTCCCTCTCCGGTTCTCCCACTCGTCTCCACCAGCAGCACCTCCTCCTCTGCGCCTCCGCAATCACCCCTCGCTTCCTTTACTCACACGAGCGACGCGTCCAAGGACACCAACGTTTCCAAGCAGAAGACAAAACCGGGAGACGACGCTGAGGAAGTGGCACAGGATCTCAAAATCTCAGTATCACAGACGCAAAATGTGGAACCGGAACCGAACCGGACGTCACAGGGTGCCGGAACCGATGCCCAGCTGTCGGAAGCTGCGAACAAGTCCGCA GTCTGTAAGAGAACGGTCACTGTTACAGAGGAAAAACTGTCTGAGAAGACCCACCCCGCTGAGCGAGAGGACCTCTGCGAGGACACGTCTGCTCTCTCAGACAATCATTCAG CCATTTCCAGTCTTTCCTCTGACCTGTCGCCAGTCCAGTCCTCTACCGTACGACCCCTGGACGCGTCCCCCGCCAGCTGCAGCTCCCCCACCAAATGCCCAGCCGTATCAGACAGACAGCCTTCTCAGCAGTCTTCTTTCAGCGACACGGGCACGGCGGAAACGGCCAAACCGGTCATCCTCACTCACCTGGTGGATGGATTTATCATTCAGGAAGGGCTGGAACCGTTTCCG GTGAACAAGTCGTCGCTTATGGTGGGTCAAAACTGTGGTTCGGGGCTGAATGGGACAAGTGGGTCGGATTTGTATAACGCCACTTCGGATGACTCGACTGACTCAGACGCCACCGTTACAAACA GTCATGTCGGAGGCGAACCCAGACTCGTGCTGCAGTGTCATTTCTGCAAGAGGAAAGGGACGGCTCAGACGTTCGCCCGCTCCAAACGCTTCTGCTCCAAGTCGTGCGCCAAGAG GTTCAGTTACACCAAGCGTTTCCGGGCCATGAGGCGCTGCGTGAGCGAAGGTGGGCACCGATCAGAATTCAACGGCGCGAAGGATGGGATAGACGAAGACGCCTTTCAACAG GTAAAGCACAGCACCACACAGCAGTGGAGGATCCTTCAGCGCCCTCCGCAGGAAGGCGAGAGCGAGGCGGCCGTGCCCATGAAGACCCGGTTGCGCAGGCACACCGAGCAGGGTGTTGGCGAGCGAGAAGCCGGGACCAGGGAAGCCGCGAGCGAGACCAAGAGTGCTCCGACTTCGCCGCTGGATGTGGCGGCGCCCACGGATCTGTCGTCACACTCCAGACCTGCTCAGTGGACTGTGGACCAAGTGTGGAGCTTTATATCTAACCTACCAG GGTGTCAAGACATTGCCGAATCGTTCCGGGTGCAGGAGATTGACGGACAGGCCTTGCTGCTGCTCACCGAAGACCACTTAATGAGTGCTATGAATGTCAAACTGGGACCGGCTCTCAAAATCTGTGCCCGGATAAACTCCCTGAAGGAAGGAGGGAGATAA